One part of the Sporosarcina ureae genome encodes these proteins:
- the rpoE gene encoding DNA-directed RNA polymerase subunit delta, with protein sequence MNIHDMTQEELLEESLINITHQVLTERRESLTLAELMEEFRKLTGITEKELKEKVLQYYTDLNIDGRFLAIEENRWGLREWYPVDQIEEETAPVVKVRKKKKKKKDYDEDDIEEDDDEEEIFDEEYVELGEEDDDVDDEEDEEDVVEIEEDLIDPDDDLEVIPEEELDIDEEDDEDDEEDEEYEEEK encoded by the coding sequence TTGAATATCCATGACATGACGCAAGAAGAACTACTCGAAGAATCATTAATCAATATTACGCACCAAGTACTAACAGAACGCCGCGAATCCCTCACATTGGCAGAATTGATGGAAGAGTTCCGTAAACTTACAGGTATTACGGAAAAAGAATTGAAGGAGAAAGTTCTTCAATACTATACAGACTTGAACATCGACGGCAGATTCCTAGCTATCGAAGAAAATCGTTGGGGACTGCGTGAATGGTACCCAGTTGACCAGATCGAAGAAGAAACTGCACCAGTTGTAAAAGTACGCAAGAAGAAAAAGAAGAAAAAAGATTATGATGAAGACGATATTGAAGAAGACGATGACGAAGAAGAAATCTTCGATGAAGAATACGTTGAACTTGGCGAAGAAGACGATGACGTGGATGACGAAGAAGATGAAGAGGATGTAGTTGAAATCGAGGAAGATTTAATCGATCCTGATGACGACCTAGAAGTGATTCCTGAAGAAGAACTCGATATCGATGAAGAAGATGACGAGGACGACGAAGAAGACGAAGAGTATGAGGAAGAGAAATAA